In Flavivirga abyssicola, the following are encoded in one genomic region:
- the ruvB gene encoding Holliday junction branch migration DNA helicase RuvB has translation MNENLDPSNENFSPEELDVEKKLRPLSFDDFTGQDQVLENLQIFVQAANLRTEALDHTLFHGPPGLGKTTLAHILANELSVGIKVTSGPVLDKPGDLAGLLTNLDERDVLFIDEIHRLSPIVEEYLYSAMEDYKIDIMIESGPNARSVQINLNPFTLVGATTRSGLLTSPMRARFGIQSRLQYYKTDLLTTIIQRSASILNMPISMEAAIEIAGRSRGTPRIANALLRRVRDFAQIKGNGTIDIKIAKFALEALNVDAHGLDEMDNKILSTIIDKFKGGPVGITTIATAVSESPETIEEVYEPFLIQQGFIMRTPRGREVTEQAYKHLGRIKGDIQGGLF, from the coding sequence ATGAACGAGAATCTAGATCCATCCAACGAAAATTTCTCTCCAGAGGAATTAGATGTAGAAAAAAAATTAAGACCGTTATCCTTTGATGATTTTACTGGTCAGGATCAAGTTTTAGAGAACCTTCAAATATTTGTTCAAGCTGCGAATTTAAGAACCGAAGCTTTAGATCATACACTATTTCATGGGCCACCAGGTCTAGGAAAAACAACTTTAGCACATATTTTAGCTAACGAATTAAGTGTAGGTATAAAAGTAACATCGGGACCTGTTTTAGATAAACCAGGAGATTTAGCTGGTTTACTAACCAATTTAGATGAACGCGATGTATTGTTTATAGATGAAATTCATCGATTAAGTCCTATAGTAGAAGAATATTTATATTCTGCAATGGAAGACTATAAGATTGATATTATGATTGAGTCGGGACCTAATGCACGATCCGTGCAAATTAATTTAAACCCGTTTACCTTAGTAGGAGCTACAACGCGTTCAGGATTATTAACGTCACCAATGCGTGCCCGTTTTGGTATTCAAAGTAGATTACAATATTATAAAACAGATTTACTAACAACCATTATACAACGAAGTGCCAGCATTTTAAATATGCCAATATCTATGGAAGCCGCTATAGAAATTGCAGGACGAAGTAGAGGAACTCCAAGAATAGCAAATGCCTTATTACGACGTGTTCGGGATTTTGCCCAAATAAAAGGTAATGGAACCATCGATATAAAAATTGCAAAGTTTGCATTAGAGGCCTTAAATGTAGATGCACATGGATTGGATGAAATGGATAACAAAATTCTATCAACCATCATAGATAAATTCAAAGGTGGTCCTGTAGGGATTACAACTATTGCCACAGCGGTTAGTGAAAGTCCAGAAACCATAGAAGAAGTGTATGAGCCTTTTTTAATCCAGCAAGGCTTCATAATGCGTACACCTCGTGGGAGAGAAGTTACCGAGCAAGCGTATAAACATTTAGGCAGAATAAAAGGAGATATTCAAGGAGGCCTGTTTTAG
- a CDS encoding cytochrome P450, which translates to MPKYKYPNKVPFYKFLIKSSAIAKNPIPFHNKWFNEVGDTFAIKSPFYGHIVLTRDAVVTKHMLQKNHKVYHKSKIQTTYLSKYVGYGLLTSSGDYWLKQRRLIQPAFHKEKIQNLVEIIDKAINEQVNKIGTEDFVDLYPIMNELAFEAVAKSLFNFSAEKETLKRLQFIIEKLQLFIVKELRMPYKKLWYTVTGEIKYHMTLVKESRNIINSIIDQRRESKEAHDDLLDMLLSAKYEDGSSMTNEQLIDEILILFVAGHETTANALTFTLKLLAQNKEALTKVETEIEKTSTKNLTPLQEISQLNYTTCCVEESLRLYPPAWITDRVNIEDDKIDDYVLKKGTIIGASIYELHRNKNYWNQPEVFKPSRFFEENRKGIMPYYMPFGAGPRLCIGNNFAMYEMILAVNTILKKFHISTDNSTIKTNPLITLKPVDVKLKFTLKT; encoded by the coding sequence ATGCCAAAATACAAGTACCCCAATAAAGTTCCCTTTTATAAATTCTTAATAAAATCATCTGCGATAGCAAAAAATCCTATTCCATTTCATAATAAATGGTTTAATGAGGTAGGCGACACATTTGCAATCAAATCACCTTTTTATGGACATATCGTTTTAACACGAGATGCTGTTGTAACGAAACATATGCTTCAGAAAAACCATAAAGTGTATCATAAATCTAAAATTCAAACCACCTATTTATCAAAATATGTTGGTTACGGTTTATTAACTTCAAGTGGTGATTATTGGTTAAAGCAACGCCGATTAATACAACCCGCATTTCATAAAGAGAAAATTCAAAATCTTGTTGAGATTATAGATAAGGCTATTAATGAACAAGTAAACAAAATTGGTACAGAGGACTTTGTTGATTTATATCCAATAATGAATGAGCTGGCATTCGAAGCCGTCGCTAAATCATTATTTAATTTTTCAGCAGAAAAAGAAACCTTAAAACGATTGCAGTTTATCATTGAAAAATTACAACTATTTATTGTTAAAGAATTAAGAATGCCATATAAAAAATTATGGTACACAGTAACTGGAGAGATTAAGTACCATATGACATTGGTAAAAGAAAGTCGAAACATTATTAATTCAATTATAGACCAAAGACGAGAATCAAAAGAAGCACACGACGACCTTCTGGATATGTTACTCTCTGCAAAGTATGAAGATGGCTCATCTATGACTAACGAACAATTAATTGATGAAATATTAATTTTGTTTGTAGCGGGCCATGAAACAACGGCAAATGCACTAACATTTACGTTAAAACTATTGGCTCAAAATAAAGAAGCCTTGACAAAGGTAGAAACCGAGATTGAAAAAACGAGTACTAAAAATTTAACACCTCTTCAAGAAATTTCTCAGTTAAATTACACAACGTGTTGTGTTGAAGAAAGCCTTCGATTATATCCCCCCGCTTGGATAACAGATAGAGTAAATATTGAAGATGATAAAATAGATGACTATGTATTAAAAAAGGGAACCATTATAGGGGCGTCTATTTATGAATTACATAGAAATAAAAACTATTGGAACCAACCGGAAGTATTCAAACCATCTCGTTTTTTTGAAGAAAACAGAAAAGGCATCATGCCTTATTATATGCCATTTGGCGCAGGACCAAGGTTATGCATAGGTAATAACTTTGCTATGTACGAAATGATATTAGCTGTTAATACCATATTGAAAAAGTTTCATATATCTACCGATAATAGTACGATAAAAACAAATCCTTTAATTACTCTAAAACCTGTTGATGTTAAATTGAAGTTTACTTTAAAAACTTAA
- a CDS encoding T9SS type A sorting domain-containing protein yields the protein MKKTTFLLSFVLSIFFNTSSFSQSITILPISNVRAEGETQVAIVKNAGVDVGYIIFHADRRPVGDGNHVYLLANYYNLSNTQIGSSVEPLGGGNSSEYDNANDWQLVTDNNLGMAASFEQVSKDATGFYTVNTSTGAITEVLDERAASGLSGLNGSATVGILNNGNLIFVYANAYSPTAGEISFDIINPNTGSTIISAAAVTTQASNPTVTTLPDGGFFIAYAQGTTVPFNTKGKRYDASGTLVGSEVTIFNGTATVSNTTETILSNGYVLIQESGKAKIYDFSGGSTPVQVGGEISILPGDFPKEENVGVKAFKNGGFVAAYVASDNVNFQNLAYRIFDNNGNPATSGQIDITSRSNFERSVITPDLATFSDGSFVVSFGNDDSSTGGHSKLERAIVKNMYPVIDLDFDNSSGGIGKAYTAATLNGQSGGVAIADSDVLLTDADGEDIFSITIDISNQLDGVNEFLTLASATGVTVSGSGTKTLTLTNAGSATKSNFQNALAAIRYENISASNTTTRSIVTTVTDNNALTSTATTTIAITTASTVSDTTAPVFENSTPSQSSVDQTTFTLETDIDEAGTIYYVVVANGASAPNAAQVKAGTDAGNAAPVNNGSAAVNTGGFTNDFSVTGLTAGTAYDVYVVAEDTSANLQTNPTKIDVTTNSIPVVAFTSTSSSGAESVSSADLEVSLSTISGSNVSVNYVVTGTATGSGTDYTLANGTLTITAGDSNDNITIASIVSDAILEANETVIVTISSPTNATLGTNLVHTYTINNDDSASVTIANVSGNENDGAITVTATLDNAVQDGFTVDVSTADGTATTADSDYSAVTSQTLTFTGNASETQTFTVTPTGDTKLEANETITISQSNLASTTLSVSITDGATVTVNNDDAAAVTIANVSGNENDGAITVTATLDNAVQDGFTVDVSTADGTATTADSDYSAITSQTLTFTGNASETQTFTVTPTGDTKLEANETITISQSNLAATTLSVNITDGATVTVDNDDAAAVTIANVSGNENDGAITVTATLDNAVQDGFTVDVSTADGTATTADSDYSAITSQRLTFTGNASETQIFTVTPTGDTKLEANETITVSQSNLASTTLAVSITDGATITVDNDDAAAVTIANVSGNENDGAITVTATLDNAVQGGFTVDVSTADGTATTADNDYSAVTSQTLIFTGNASETQTFTVTPTGDTKLEANETITVSQSNLSATTLSVTITDGATVTIDNDDAALGVEDISLKELINLYPNPVTNKLYIKTNHVNVKEVALFDILGKAIKNIKLENEIIDFSTINVGIYLLKIQTDRGTVVNRIIKK from the coding sequence ATGAAGAAAACTACTTTTCTCTTAAGTTTTGTATTATCCATTTTTTTTAATACGTCATCCTTTTCGCAAAGTATTACCATACTACCAATATCCAATGTGAGAGCAGAAGGAGAAACACAAGTTGCCATAGTTAAAAATGCAGGTGTAGATGTTGGGTATATTATTTTTCATGCAGACAGAAGGCCTGTAGGTGATGGTAACCACGTCTATTTACTTGCTAATTATTATAATCTCTCTAATACCCAAATAGGTAGCTCGGTAGAGCCTCTTGGAGGAGGAAACAGTAGTGAGTACGATAATGCTAACGATTGGCAATTAGTCACAGATAATAACCTCGGAATGGCAGCCTCTTTTGAACAAGTATCTAAAGATGCCACTGGTTTTTATACTGTCAATACTTCCACAGGAGCTATTACGGAGGTGCTGGATGAAAGAGCAGCATCGGGTCTTTCGGGTCTAAATGGTTCAGCCACGGTAGGAATTCTTAATAATGGGAATCTTATATTTGTTTACGCTAATGCGTATAGTCCTACAGCTGGGGAAATTAGTTTTGATATCATTAATCCAAATACGGGCAGCACCATTATAAGTGCAGCAGCTGTGACTACTCAAGCCTCAAATCCGACAGTAACAACTTTGCCGGATGGTGGTTTTTTTATAGCATATGCTCAAGGAACAACAGTTCCATTTAATACCAAAGGAAAACGCTATGATGCTAGTGGAACTTTGGTAGGTAGTGAAGTAACCATTTTTAATGGTACAGCAACTGTTTCTAATACAACAGAGACAATACTTAGTAATGGTTATGTATTAATTCAGGAAAGTGGGAAAGCGAAAATTTATGATTTTTCAGGGGGGAGTACTCCTGTACAAGTAGGTGGAGAAATAAGTATTCTTCCAGGTGATTTTCCTAAAGAAGAAAACGTTGGTGTTAAAGCTTTTAAAAATGGTGGTTTTGTTGCAGCTTATGTAGCAAGTGATAATGTTAATTTTCAGAATTTAGCGTATAGAATCTTTGATAATAATGGTAACCCTGCAACTTCAGGTCAAATAGATATTACCTCAAGAAGTAATTTTGAAAGATCTGTAATTACTCCTGATTTGGCAACTTTTTCAGATGGTAGTTTTGTGGTTTCTTTTGGAAATGATGATAGTTCTACTGGAGGACATTCTAAATTGGAGCGTGCCATCGTAAAAAACATGTATCCTGTAATTGATTTAGATTTTGATAATTCTTCTGGAGGAATAGGTAAAGCTTATACTGCTGCAACACTAAACGGCCAATCTGGTGGAGTTGCTATTGCAGATTCAGATGTATTGCTAACAGATGCGGATGGAGAGGATATTTTTTCTATTACAATTGATATTTCAAATCAATTAGATGGAGTCAATGAGTTTTTAACTTTGGCAAGTGCCACAGGAGTTACAGTGTCGGGATCTGGGACTAAAACGTTAACATTAACCAATGCTGGTTCTGCTACCAAGTCTAATTTTCAAAATGCATTAGCGGCAATTCGTTACGAAAATATAAGTGCTTCAAACACAACAACTAGAAGTATAGTGACAACAGTTACTGATAACAATGCATTAACTTCAACTGCTACAACAACTATTGCTATCACTACAGCTAGTACTGTTTCAGATACCACGGCACCAGTATTTGAGAATAGTACCCCAAGTCAATCATCTGTGGATCAAACTACATTTACTTTAGAAACAGACATTGATGAAGCAGGAACGATTTATTATGTAGTAGTTGCCAATGGAGCAAGTGCACCTAATGCAGCACAGGTTAAAGCAGGTACAGATGCAGGTAATGCAGCACCAGTTAATAATGGAAGTGCTGCAGTTAACACAGGAGGATTTACCAATGATTTTAGTGTAACAGGTTTAACAGCAGGAACTGCGTACGATGTGTATGTTGTTGCGGAAGATACATCAGCCAACCTACAAACAAACCCGACTAAAATAGACGTTACAACAAATTCAATACCAGTAGTGGCTTTTACATCAACTAGCTCTTCAGGAGCGGAAAGTGTGAGCAGTGCAGATTTAGAAGTCTCATTAAGCACGATAAGTGGAAGTAATGTATCTGTAAATTATGTTGTAACAGGAACTGCGACAGGAAGTGGTACAGATTATACTTTAGCAAATGGTACATTAACTATTACGGCAGGTGATAGCAATGATAATATTACTATAGCCAGTATTGTATCCGATGCCATTTTGGAAGCTAACGAAACAGTCATAGTAACTATTTCTAGTCCAACGAATGCAACTTTAGGAACGAATCTAGTACATACGTATACTATTAATAACGACGATAGTGCCTCGGTAACGATTGCAAATGTCTCAGGTAATGAAAATGACGGAGCTATCACGGTAACAGCAACGCTAGATAATGCCGTACAAGACGGATTCACAGTAGATGTGAGTACAGCAGATGGAACAGCAACTACAGCAGATAGTGATTATTCCGCGGTAACAAGTCAGACATTAACCTTTACAGGAAATGCCAGCGAAACCCAAACGTTTACTGTAACTCCTACAGGAGATACAAAACTGGAAGCCAATGAAACGATCACCATTTCACAATCTAACTTAGCATCTACGACATTGTCGGTAAGCATCACCGATGGAGCAACGGTAACAGTAAACAATGATGATGCTGCAGCAGTGACCATAGCTAATGTTAGTGGTAATGAAAATGACGGAGCCATCACGGTAACAGCAACACTAGATAATGCCGTACAGGACGGATTCACAGTAGATGTGAGTACAGCAGATGGAACCGCTACTACAGCAGATAGTGATTATTCCGCTATAACAAGTCAGACATTAACCTTTACAGGAAATGCCAGCGAAACCCAAACGTTTACTGTAACTCCTACAGGAGATACAAAACTGGAAGCCAATGAAACGATCACCATTTCACAATCTAACTTAGCAGCTACAACATTGTCGGTAAACATCACCGATGGCGCAACGGTAACAGTAGACAACGACGATGCAGCAGCAGTAACCATAGCTAATGTTAGTGGCAATGAAAATGACGGAGCTATTACTGTAACCGCAACACTGGACAATGCCGTACAGGACGGATTCACAGTAGATGTAAGTACAGCTGATGGAACCGCTACTACTGCAGATAGTGATTATTCCGCTATAACAAGTCAGAGATTGACCTTTACAGGAAATGCCAGCGAAACCCAGATCTTTACTGTGACTCCTACAGGAGATACAAAACTGGAAGCCAATGAAACCATCACTGTTTCGCAATCTAACTTAGCATCAACAACATTGGCGGTAAGCATCACCGATGGAGCAACAATAACTGTAGACAATGACGATGCTGCAGCAGTAACCATAGCTAATGTTAGTGGGAATGAAAATGACGGAGCTATTACAGTAACTGCAACACTAGATAATGCCGTGCAAGGCGGATTTACAGTAGATGTAAGTACAGCAGATGGGACAGCAACTACAGCAGATAATGATTATTCCGCTGTAACAAGCCAGACCTTAATCTTTACAGGAAATGCCAGCGAAACCCAGACCTTTACAGTGACTCCTACAGGAGATACAAAATTGGAAGCTAATGAAACCATCACTGTTTCGCAATCTAACTTATCAGCTACAACTTTGTCAGTAACAATCACTGATGGAGCAACCGTTACAATCGATAATGATGATGCTGCTTTAGGTGTAGAAGATATATCATTAAAAGAATTAATAAACTTATATCCAAATCCAGTTACTAATAAATTATATATAAAAACAAATCATGTAAATGTAAAAGAAGTAGCACTATTCGATATTTTAGGAAAAGCTATAAAAAATATTAAGTTAGAAAACGAAATTATAGATTTTTCTACGATCAATGTTGGGATATATTTATTAAAGATACAAACAGATCGAGGAACTGTCGTAAACAGAATTATTAAGAAATAG